In the genome of Mycobacterium kansasii ATCC 12478, one region contains:
- a CDS encoding nitric oxide reductase activation protein NorD, whose amino-acid sequence MTGDQHNTDRLPRLGMVASAIAGRTVRVAPAGTGESAWTDGRTIFVDADLPGRDQLQSLAVQASLLAAGSLEPDVIRALTRRPAVARRYLAVEGHRALAANEYWLPEPTRGLIDRDIAARTDSPATSLAAARSPHPIAGVPAIFGAIHARKLLAQLATHGDAPTVGAHGRQAGPALAAPDDDPADPQEAADAFSTPIGGAGALGRLLRRMLHPVRRLGDSGQPGADAPAQRSRSGIGSAPGVLSTAPAGLFDERAAGPSGKAGSVTYPEWDVHRRCYRPNWCTVREIPAVIGDASFPDGLNRYALRRSLARLGLGPDWFRRQLHGEDIDLDAAVEARVDAVAGSLPTDAIYLDRLRRRRDLAVLLLLDISGSVAEPGATGKTVHEQQRAVAAALAVAFRDLGDRLALYAFHSQGRASVQLVPVMRFDDPLDAPALRRLGGLVPGAYSRLGAAIRHGAAVLESGGGTTRRLLVVVSDGLAYDHGYERAYGAADARRALAEARGRGTGCVCLAVGASTDPEELQRVFGSAALAAIPEPEQLPRVAGPLFRAALRSAEVRRPIDS is encoded by the coding sequence TTGACCGGCGACCAGCACAACACCGATCGGCTGCCGCGACTGGGCATGGTGGCCTCGGCCATCGCGGGCCGTACGGTGCGGGTTGCCCCGGCCGGTACCGGCGAGTCGGCATGGACCGATGGCCGCACCATCTTTGTCGACGCCGACCTGCCGGGGCGCGATCAGCTGCAGTCGCTGGCCGTACAGGCGTCGCTGCTGGCGGCGGGAAGTCTCGAACCGGATGTGATCCGCGCGCTCACCCGGCGCCCCGCGGTGGCCAGGCGGTATCTCGCGGTGGAAGGGCACCGGGCGCTGGCGGCCAACGAATACTGGCTACCGGAGCCGACGCGGGGGTTGATCGACCGCGACATCGCCGCTCGCACCGATTCGCCGGCCACCTCGCTGGCTGCCGCGCGGAGCCCGCACCCCATCGCCGGCGTGCCGGCGATTTTCGGCGCTATCCACGCCCGGAAGCTGCTGGCGCAGTTGGCTACGCACGGAGATGCGCCGACAGTCGGTGCGCATGGTCGCCAAGCCGGCCCGGCGCTGGCCGCCCCCGACGACGATCCCGCAGACCCACAGGAGGCTGCCGACGCCTTCTCCACCCCGATCGGCGGCGCCGGAGCCCTCGGCCGGTTGCTGCGCCGCATGCTGCACCCGGTGCGCCGGCTCGGGGACAGCGGTCAGCCGGGGGCCGACGCCCCCGCCCAGCGCAGCCGCTCAGGGATCGGGTCCGCGCCAGGAGTGTTGTCGACGGCACCGGCCGGATTGTTCGACGAACGCGCCGCCGGCCCCAGCGGGAAAGCAGGGTCGGTCACCTATCCCGAGTGGGATGTCCACCGTCGCTGCTATCGGCCGAACTGGTGCACGGTGCGCGAAATACCGGCGGTTATCGGCGACGCCTCGTTTCCGGATGGCCTGAACCGCTACGCATTACGGCGCTCCCTGGCCCGCCTCGGGCTGGGGCCGGACTGGTTTCGCCGGCAGCTGCACGGCGAGGACATCGATCTCGACGCGGCCGTCGAGGCGCGCGTCGACGCCGTGGCCGGTTCGCTGCCCACTGACGCGATCTACCTCGATCGGCTGCGCCGCCGACGCGATCTTGCGGTGCTGCTGCTGCTGGACATCTCCGGCTCGGTTGCCGAGCCGGGCGCGACCGGAAAGACGGTGCACGAACAGCAGCGGGCCGTCGCTGCGGCACTCGCTGTCGCCTTTCGTGATCTCGGAGATCGGTTGGCGCTCTACGCATTTCACTCGCAGGGGCGGGCGTCCGTGCAGCTGGTGCCGGTCATGCGTTTCGACGATCCGCTGGATGCCCCCGCGCTGCGAAGGCTCGGCGGCCTGGTGCCCGGGGCGTATTCGAGGCTCGGTGCCGCGATCCGGCACGGTGCGGCCGTGCTGGAATCCGGTGGCGGCACGACGCGGCGGCTACTGGTCGTGGTGTCCGACGGGTTGGCCTACGACCACGGCTACGAACGCGCCTACGGGGCGGCGGACGCCCGTCGTGCGCTGGCCGAAGCCCGCGGCCGTGGCACCGGTTGTGTCTGCCTGGCAGTCGGGGCGAGCACCGATCCCGAGGAACTGCAGCGGGTCTTCGGCAGCGCGGCGCTGGCCGCCATCCCGGAACCGGAGCAGCTGCCGCGGGTGGCCGGGCCGCTGTTCCGCGCGGCCCTGCGCTCGGCCGAAGTCCGCAGGCCCATCGATAGTTGA
- a CDS encoding acyl-CoA dehydrogenase family protein has product MDFSYPVEVEQFRDELRSWLAANLTDELITARRSPGRSDTIFDMLRAWNAALADAGWAAVSWPREYGGRGATVLEQLVYTEETTRARAPLPLNVIGMNNIAPAIMQYGTEAQKTTLLPRMLRAEDIWCQGMSEPDAGSDLAALRTRAVRDGDTFVVNGQKIWTSLGHRADWCQLYVRTDPEAPKHQGISCLIVDMRLPGIEARPLVTLNGDTDFAEVFFHDVVVPADALLGPLNAGWQVATTTLSHERAGAARLYTELQVRLEELAADFAAFGVGEDPVTLRRLGEIAVRVKYLEVLCLRSISATLHGGSEITAFGSASLAKTVWGEIGQDLAALAFDVLGPQAHRWADYRLTSRSLTIAGGTTQINTNITAQRVLELPRR; this is encoded by the coding sequence GTGGACTTCTCATATCCCGTCGAAGTGGAACAGTTCCGCGACGAGCTGCGCAGCTGGCTCGCGGCGAATCTCACCGACGAATTGATCACCGCCCGCCGATCCCCCGGACGCAGCGACACGATATTCGACATGTTGCGCGCCTGGAACGCCGCGTTGGCCGACGCCGGATGGGCGGCCGTCTCCTGGCCCCGCGAGTACGGCGGCCGCGGCGCCACCGTACTCGAGCAGCTGGTCTACACCGAGGAAACCACCCGCGCCCGAGCGCCCTTGCCGCTCAACGTCATCGGCATGAACAACATCGCTCCGGCGATCATGCAATACGGCACCGAAGCCCAGAAGACGACACTGCTGCCCCGGATGTTGCGCGCGGAAGATATCTGGTGCCAGGGCATGTCGGAGCCCGACGCCGGATCCGACCTCGCCGCACTGCGTACCCGCGCGGTGCGCGATGGCGACACCTTCGTGGTCAACGGACAGAAAATCTGGACCTCACTCGGGCACCGCGCCGACTGGTGTCAACTGTATGTCCGCACCGATCCCGAGGCGCCCAAACACCAGGGCATCTCCTGCCTGATCGTCGATATGAGGCTGCCGGGCATCGAGGCTCGGCCGCTGGTCACGCTCAACGGCGACACCGACTTCGCCGAGGTGTTCTTCCACGATGTGGTGGTACCGGCCGACGCGCTGCTGGGTCCGCTCAACGCGGGCTGGCAGGTCGCCACCACCACGCTGAGTCACGAGCGGGCCGGGGCGGCGCGACTTTACACCGAACTGCAGGTGCGACTCGAGGAGCTGGCGGCGGACTTCGCCGCATTCGGGGTCGGCGAAGACCCCGTGACCTTGCGGCGCCTCGGTGAGATCGCGGTGCGCGTCAAGTATCTCGAAGTGCTGTGTCTGCGGTCGATTTCGGCGACCCTGCATGGCGGCTCGGAAATCACCGCCTTCGGGTCGGCCAGCCTGGCCAAGACGGTATGGGGCGAGATCGGGCAAGATCTGGCCGCGCTGGCTTTCGACGTGCTGGGTCCGCAGGCACACCGGTGGGCCGATTACCGGCTGACGTCGCGTTCGCTGACCATCGCCGGCGGCACCACGCAGATCAACACGAACATCACCGCGCAGCGGGTGCTGGAGTTGCCGCGCCGATGA
- a CDS encoding acyl-CoA dehydrogenase family protein, with translation MNLELSEEQVALRDTVRRFLAEKAPISGHVRTLLDEPTGTTEPVWHGLAELGTTGLLVSPEYGGAGMTMVEAGIVAEELGAALHPGPWLSTAVAATRALRRCDAGPEAAEILTGIAAGTTIATVGPLDVATLPTANGTSLNGELVSVPDAAAAHVLLVFARNANGAELFAVDTASPGVSVTPERGIDQTRKTFRVELDGVTAHRLATPSPAAVAAVVDDVLIAMAADALGAARAVMGSAVEYAKVRKQFGQAIGSFQAIQQLCVDMYETVELARSGVIHALWASDALPHNADEHHLCALRAKAFAGRLATVADTAIQIFGGIGYTWEHDTHLYLKRLLSWSAFLGGPDRYLTEVGARLAHPKAEAYR, from the coding sequence ATGAACCTGGAACTGTCCGAGGAGCAGGTGGCGCTGCGCGACACGGTGCGGCGTTTTCTGGCCGAGAAGGCGCCGATTTCGGGACACGTGCGCACGCTGCTCGACGAACCGACCGGCACCACCGAGCCGGTGTGGCACGGTCTGGCCGAGCTTGGGACAACCGGGCTGTTGGTGTCACCCGAATACGGCGGCGCCGGCATGACGATGGTCGAGGCCGGCATCGTCGCCGAGGAACTCGGCGCCGCCCTGCACCCGGGACCGTGGTTGTCCACTGCGGTCGCGGCGACGCGGGCGCTGCGCCGGTGCGACGCCGGCCCGGAGGCCGCCGAGATCCTCACCGGGATTGCCGCGGGGACCACGATCGCCACCGTCGGCCCGTTGGACGTGGCGACCCTGCCGACAGCAAACGGCACGTCGCTCAATGGTGAGCTCGTATCGGTTCCCGACGCCGCAGCCGCCCACGTGCTGTTGGTTTTCGCTCGAAACGCGAACGGCGCCGAGCTTTTCGCGGTCGACACCGCTTCCCCCGGCGTTTCGGTGACGCCCGAGCGCGGTATCGACCAGACCCGCAAGACGTTTCGGGTCGAGCTCGACGGTGTGACGGCACACCGGTTGGCCACCCCGTCGCCGGCCGCCGTTGCGGCCGTCGTCGACGACGTGCTGATCGCCATGGCCGCCGATGCGCTCGGCGCGGCCCGCGCCGTCATGGGCTCGGCCGTCGAATACGCAAAGGTGCGAAAGCAATTCGGCCAGGCCATCGGCTCGTTCCAGGCGATCCAGCAGCTGTGCGTCGACATGTATGAGACGGTCGAGCTGGCCCGCAGCGGTGTGATCCACGCATTGTGGGCCTCGGATGCCTTGCCCCATAACGCCGACGAGCACCACTTGTGCGCGCTGCGGGCCAAGGCCTTCGCCGGGCGGCTGGCCACCGTCGCCGACACGGCGATACAGATTTTCGGCGGCATCGGCTACACCTGGGAGCACGACACTCACCTGTACCTCAAACGCCTGCTGAGCTGGAGCGCATTTCTGGGTGGACCCGACCGCTATCTTACCGAAGTCGGTGCGCGCCTTGCGCATCCAAAAGCGGAGGCCTACCGATGA
- a CDS encoding PPE family protein translates to MILDFAWLPPEVNSARIFAGCGSGPLLRAASAWLSLAADLRASAASFDSVVTRLATGQWSGPASVSMAAAAAPFVGWLSGAAGEAELTAAQARVAATAFEAALSATVHPAAVTANRLRLRSLVVTNFLAQNTPAIAATEFDYQEMWAQDVAAMAGYHAGAASVASTMAPFSPPPSNPGLAGLASQAASGVPSVVSSAAAPAQDIAAIASAAESGLDSLPWSSVSLLMYPLSMAMSPLMSLMSNATRTPTGGMAGALASGLPADVPKLMTVPHAEITASGGGGLGSAMAADLGNARMVGGMSVPPTWQGSVPAPMASSAMSGLGAAGIPTPAALTGEPSSPGMPMMPMMPSGTGGAGMPGEMIGRGGASPNAPQSRSGVIPVTGIG, encoded by the coding sequence ATGATTTTGGACTTTGCTTGGTTGCCGCCGGAGGTCAATTCGGCGCGAATCTTCGCCGGTTGCGGGTCGGGCCCGCTGTTGCGAGCGGCTTCGGCCTGGCTGAGCCTGGCAGCGGATTTGCGGGCATCGGCAGCGTCGTTTGATTCGGTGGTAACCCGATTGGCGACCGGGCAGTGGTCAGGTCCGGCATCGGTGTCGATGGCGGCTGCGGCGGCACCATTTGTGGGCTGGCTGAGCGGGGCGGCCGGGGAGGCGGAGTTGACCGCTGCTCAGGCTCGGGTTGCGGCGACAGCGTTCGAGGCGGCTCTGTCGGCGACGGTGCATCCCGCCGCGGTGACGGCCAATCGGCTGAGATTGCGGTCGCTGGTGGTGACGAACTTCTTGGCTCAGAACACCCCGGCGATCGCAGCGACGGAGTTCGACTACCAGGAGATGTGGGCGCAGGATGTGGCCGCGATGGCGGGATATCACGCCGGCGCGGCGTCGGTGGCCTCGACAATGGCGCCGTTTAGTCCGCCGCCGTCCAATCCTGGGTTGGCCGGGTTGGCGTCGCAAGCTGCCTCGGGCGTGCCGTCGGTGGTTTCATCCGCGGCAGCGCCGGCGCAGGACATCGCGGCGATAGCTTCAGCCGCGGAGTCGGGCCTGGATTCGCTGCCGTGGTCGAGCGTGTCGTTGTTGATGTATCCGCTCAGCATGGCGATGTCGCCGCTCATGAGTTTGATGAGCAATGCGACGCGCACGCCAACGGGCGGGATGGCCGGTGCGCTTGCCAGTGGGTTGCCCGCGGACGTGCCGAAGTTGATGACGGTTCCGCATGCTGAAATCACGGCATCCGGTGGCGGAGGGCTGGGTTCGGCGATGGCGGCGGATTTGGGTAACGCTCGGATGGTTGGAGGCATGTCGGTTCCGCCGACTTGGCAGGGGTCTGTGCCGGCTCCGATGGCCAGTTCGGCGATGTCGGGCTTGGGTGCAGCCGGTATTCCCACCCCGGCAGCGCTGACCGGGGAGCCAAGTTCGCCGGGTATGCCGATGATGCCGATGATGCCGAGCGGTACCGGTGGTGCCGGGATGCCCGGCGAGATGATAGGCCGCGGCGGGGCCAGCCCCAATGCACCGCAGTCGCGGTCCGGCGTGATACCGGTAACCGGGATCGGATAG
- a CDS encoding PE family protein, which produces MSFVSTVPEALQTAATDLATIRSSLGEANTAAATATTEILPAGADDVSAAIAALFSAQSQVWRTFSEDAAWLHQQFVDALNGSAIKYATAELENAERTVLHVINEPTEYLFGRPLIGNGANGAPGTGQNGGDGGILWGNGGNGGSGAPGHAGGNGGDSGIFGSGGAGGAGGNSVNGTAGAGGAGGAGGLFGSGGAGGAGGMSMNGTGGAGGTGGTGGLFGTGGTGGAGGSGTGNGGAGGAGGNAWLAGSGGAGGAGGVAGTSGSGGQGGSGGNGGWLSGNGGDGGTGGAGAVNNGGNGGAGGNAGLLSGNGGDGGTGGYGNNNGGSGGAGGNAGWLAGDGGNGGTGGVGGTTNGGSGGDGGSGAWFSGNGGAGGAGGQGIANGGDGGAGGNAGHFFGSGGAGGGGGIGLSGNGGAGGNGGNAGLIGDGGNGGNGGGGYISGGNGGNGGNASMIGNGGNGGNGGTGHWTGTGGAGGSGGKLVGQPGFAGARARATTNSVDQ; this is translated from the coding sequence ATGTCATTTGTGTCCACGGTGCCTGAGGCGCTGCAGACCGCCGCAACCGACTTGGCGACTATCAGATCCTCGCTCGGCGAGGCCAATACCGCTGCGGCCACAGCTACAACGGAAATACTTCCCGCAGGCGCCGACGATGTTTCGGCCGCGATCGCAGCGCTATTTTCCGCGCAGTCGCAAGTCTGGCGAACGTTCAGTGAGGACGCTGCGTGGCTTCATCAGCAGTTTGTGGATGCCCTCAACGGTAGTGCCATCAAGTATGCGACCGCCGAGCTGGAGAACGCCGAGCGGACTGTCCTGCACGTCATCAACGAACCGACCGAGTATTTGTTCGGACGCCCGCTGATCGGCAACGGCGCCAACGGGGCTCCCGGGACGGGGCAAAACGGCGGGGACGGCGGCATTCTCTGGGGAAACGGCGGTAACGGCGGATCAGGTGCGCCCGGCCATGCCGGCGGCAACGGTGGTGACAGCGGGATATTCGGCTCCGGCGGCGCCGGCGGAGCCGGTGGAAACTCCGTGAACGGCACCGCCGGGGCCGGCGGCGCCGGCGGCGCCGGCGGGTTGTTCGGCTCCGGCGGCGCCGGCGGAGCCGGCGGTATGTCGATGAACGGCACCGGCGGCGCCGGCGGAACCGGTGGAACCGGCGGACTTTTCGGCACCGGAGGGACCGGCGGTGCCGGCGGGTCCGGCACGGGAAACGGAGGTGCCGGCGGGGCCGGCGGCAACGCGTGGCTTGCCGGATCGGGGGGCGCCGGAGGTGCCGGCGGAGTGGCGGGAACCTCCGGCTCGGGCGGCCAGGGCGGATCCGGAGGCAACGGCGGGTGGCTTTCCGGTAACGGTGGCGACGGCGGAACCGGTGGCGCCGGCGCCGTCAACAACGGGGGAAACGGTGGGGCCGGCGGCAATGCCGGTTTGCTCTCCGGAAACGGCGGTGACGGCGGCACCGGCGGATACGGCAACAACAACGGAGGCAGCGGTGGCGCGGGCGGCAACGCCGGCTGGCTCGCCGGTGACGGCGGCAATGGTGGGACCGGCGGAGTGGGCGGCACCACCAACGGTGGTAGCGGCGGCGACGGCGGCAGCGGAGCCTGGTTTTCGGGTAACGGCGGCGCCGGCGGCGCCGGTGGCCAGGGCATCGCCAACGGCGGTGACGGTGGGGCCGGCGGCAACGCGGGCCATTTCTTCGGATCGGGCGGCGCCGGCGGCGGTGGCGGAATCGGGTTGAGCGGCAACGGCGGAGCAGGCGGCAACGGCGGCAACGCCGGACTGATCGGCGACGGCGGCAACGGCGGTAACGGCGGCGGCGGCTATATCAGCGGCGGAAACGGCGGTAACGGCGGGAATGCCTCGATGATCGGCAACGGCGGTAACGGTGGTAATGGCGGGACGGGGCACTGGACCGGCACTGGCGGCGCCGGCGGTTCGGGCGGGAAGCTGGTAGGCCAACCCGGCTTTGCCGGGGCACGCGCCCGCGCGACAACCAACTCCGTTGATCAGTAA
- a CDS encoding PPE family protein, whose amino-acid sequence MIPEFAWLPPEVNSARIFAGAGSGPLHTAASAWESLAADLRASAASFDSVVSGLAAGPWSGPASVSMAAAATPYVGWLSGAAGEAESAAVQARAAATVFEAALSATVHPAAVTANRVSVLSLVATNFLGQNTPAIAAAEGDYLEMWAQDVAAMVGYQAGATSVASTLTPFSLPPLTMAGLAGLASQAASGVTAIASSAGAAIATPVQGIVSAAPSALSMLQSLPLSSFMYPVSMAISPLMSVLTNAARTPAAGLAGATAGGAAAGEPKFVGAAHPGTKPFAGGGLGSAMSAGLGKARMVGTMSVPPTWQGSTPTRMASSPLSGLGAAGMANPAELTGAARPAGMPMMPMPMGMGGAGAGMPGGMMGRGGAGGNPVQSRPSVIPRTGIG is encoded by the coding sequence ATGATTCCTGAGTTTGCGTGGTTGCCGCCGGAGGTCAACTCGGCACGAATTTTCGCCGGTGCGGGATCGGGTCCGCTGCACACGGCGGCTTCGGCGTGGGAGAGCCTGGCTGCGGATCTGCGGGCGTCGGCGGCATCGTTTGATTCGGTGGTCAGCGGGTTGGCGGCCGGGCCGTGGTCGGGGCCGGCCTCGGTGTCGATGGCGGCGGCGGCGACACCGTACGTGGGGTGGTTGAGTGGGGCCGCGGGGGAGGCCGAGTCGGCCGCCGTTCAGGCGCGCGCGGCGGCGACCGTTTTCGAGGCGGCATTGTCGGCCACGGTGCATCCGGCGGCGGTGACCGCCAATCGGGTGTCGGTGCTGTCGTTGGTGGCGACAAATTTCTTGGGGCAGAACACCCCGGCGATCGCGGCCGCCGAGGGCGATTACCTCGAGATGTGGGCTCAGGACGTGGCCGCGATGGTGGGGTATCAAGCCGGAGCGACGTCGGTGGCGTCGACGCTGACGCCGTTCAGCCTGCCGCCGCTGACGATGGCGGGGTTGGCCGGGCTGGCATCGCAGGCCGCCTCGGGTGTCACGGCGATAGCGTCGTCGGCGGGCGCCGCGATAGCCACACCGGTGCAGGGAATCGTGTCGGCGGCTCCGTCCGCACTCTCGATGCTGCAGTCTTTGCCGTTGTCGTCGTTCATGTATCCGGTGAGCATGGCCATTTCGCCGTTGATGAGCGTGCTGACCAATGCGGCGCGCACTCCGGCCGCGGGGTTGGCCGGTGCCACGGCCGGCGGAGCGGCGGCAGGCGAGCCGAAGTTCGTGGGCGCCGCTCATCCTGGGACCAAGCCGTTTGCCGGCGGCGGGCTGGGTTCGGCGATGTCGGCGGGTCTGGGTAAGGCCCGGATGGTGGGGACGATGTCGGTTCCGCCGACGTGGCAGGGGTCGACGCCGACGCGGATGGCGAGTTCGCCGTTATCGGGCTTGGGTGCTGCAGGCATGGCCAATCCCGCGGAGCTGACCGGAGCGGCGCGGCCCGCCGGGATGCCGATGATGCCGATGCCGATGGGCATGGGCGGTGCCGGCGCCGGGATGCCCGGCGGCATGATGGGCCGCGGTGGAGCGGGCGGGAATCCGGTGCAGTCGCGGCCCAGCGTGATTCCGCGGACCGGGATCGGATAG
- a CDS encoding TetR/AcrR family transcriptional regulator, with protein sequence MAKANTLAKGRQPVDRPDEAVADDSRTRRAEILQTAASLIASSGLRTSLQEIAEAAGILPGSLYHHFESKEAILIELIRRYQNDLNRVGLTAQQKLDEPDSRPVAEKITELGSAIANCAVAHQAALQMSFYEGPSADPELMKLTQQRPAALHEAMVQTLRAARWSGYIKPEMDLPTLADRICQTMLQVGLDVIRHHASADQVARLMCRIILQGLATRPPDDPELDGSSALAAANDAIATWTDDKDADPGDKAARVRAVARTEFGRRGYEVTTIRDIASAAGMGTGTVYRVIGSKDELLASIMRSFGQKVEAGWVSVLRSDATPIEKLDALSWININALDQFSDEFRIQLAWMRQSPPNTPNPGWLYATRLRQLKSLLSEGFRSDEIRIETPSLAMLARSVIALQWIPENILRAVGPRAALIHARDTVLRGAAVRGEP encoded by the coding sequence ATGGCAAAAGCCAACACGTTGGCAAAAGGCCGCCAGCCGGTAGATCGCCCCGACGAAGCCGTCGCCGACGACTCCCGGACGCGCCGGGCCGAGATTCTGCAGACCGCGGCGTCGTTGATCGCGTCGTCGGGATTGCGAACGTCGCTGCAGGAAATCGCCGAAGCGGCAGGCATTCTGCCGGGCAGCCTCTATCACCACTTCGAGTCCAAAGAAGCGATCCTGATCGAACTGATCCGCCGCTATCAAAACGATCTGAATCGCGTCGGCCTAACCGCGCAGCAGAAACTGGACGAACCGGACTCGCGGCCGGTGGCCGAGAAGATCACCGAGTTGGGATCGGCGATCGCCAACTGTGCGGTAGCGCACCAAGCAGCCCTGCAGATGTCGTTCTACGAGGGACCGAGTGCGGATCCCGAACTGATGAAGCTCACCCAGCAGCGGCCCGCGGCGCTGCACGAGGCGATGGTGCAGACGCTGCGCGCCGCCAGGTGGAGCGGCTACATCAAACCGGAAATGGATCTTCCGACGTTGGCCGACCGCATCTGCCAGACCATGCTGCAGGTGGGGCTCGACGTGATCCGGCACCACGCCTCAGCCGACCAGGTCGCCCGGCTGATGTGCCGAATCATCCTGCAGGGGTTGGCAACCCGACCCCCGGATGATCCGGAGCTGGACGGATCAAGCGCCTTGGCGGCCGCCAACGACGCCATCGCGACATGGACCGACGACAAGGACGCCGACCCCGGCGACAAAGCAGCCCGCGTCCGTGCCGTAGCCCGAACCGAGTTCGGGCGCCGGGGATATGAAGTCACCACGATCAGAGACATCGCTTCTGCGGCCGGTATGGGCACCGGCACGGTCTATCGGGTGATCGGATCCAAGGACGAACTCCTGGCTTCGATCATGCGCTCCTTCGGCCAGAAGGTCGAGGCCGGCTGGGTCAGCGTACTGCGCTCGGATGCCACGCCGATCGAAAAGCTGGACGCGCTGAGCTGGATCAATATCAATGCGCTGGATCAGTTTTCCGACGAATTCCGGATACAGCTCGCCTGGATGCGGCAGTCACCGCCAAACACCCCCAACCCGGGGTGGCTGTATGCCACCCGGCTGCGGCAGCTGAAATCACTACTCTCCGAAGGTTTCCGCTCCGACGAGATACGGATCGAAACCCCGTCCCTGGCGATGCTGGCACGATCCGTCATCGCCTTGCAGTGGATACCGGAGAACATCCTTCGCGCCGTCGGCCCGCGGGCCGCCCTAATTCATGCCCGTGACACGGTGTTACGCGGCGCCGCGGTACGCGGCGAGCCGTGA
- a CDS encoding SDR family oxidoreductase, with amino-acid sequence MTVLDRLRYDGKRALVVGGATGMGAAAARAATELGADVTVMDYAPVTLDVAQSLQVDLRDPASIDSAIGQLGGPVHAVFSAAGVAEGPELMKINFIGHRHLIQRLLDNDLLPSGSAICFISSVAGMGWDNDLPRLQEFLATPDYAAAQDWVAAHEAEGIIHYGFSKKAVNAYVAMQAYPLLKKGIRINAICPGPTDTPLAQANADLWLSYAQDYRDETGSKVHTPEQMGDVMVFLNSAAAFGISGITLLVDYGHTMASLTGAYPPGKPILDLIMGRVPMP; translated from the coding sequence ATGACTGTTCTGGATCGGCTGCGCTACGACGGCAAGCGGGCGTTAGTTGTCGGCGGCGCGACGGGCATGGGCGCCGCGGCGGCCAGGGCGGCAACCGAACTCGGCGCCGACGTCACCGTCATGGACTACGCGCCGGTGACCCTTGACGTCGCCCAGTCGCTGCAGGTCGACTTGCGAGACCCGGCATCGATCGACTCGGCGATCGGGCAACTCGGTGGACCGGTCCACGCGGTGTTCTCCGCAGCGGGGGTGGCCGAAGGCCCGGAGCTGATGAAGATCAACTTCATCGGCCATCGCCATCTGATCCAGCGGCTGCTGGACAACGACCTGCTGCCGTCCGGCTCGGCGATCTGTTTCATCTCCTCGGTCGCCGGCATGGGATGGGACAACGACCTGCCGCGCCTGCAGGAGTTCCTGGCCACGCCCGACTACGCGGCGGCCCAGGACTGGGTTGCCGCGCACGAGGCCGAGGGCATCATCCACTACGGCTTCAGCAAGAAGGCGGTCAACGCCTATGTGGCGATGCAGGCCTATCCCCTGCTGAAGAAGGGGATACGGATCAACGCCATCTGCCCCGGGCCCACCGACACCCCGTTGGCCCAGGCCAACGCGGACCTGTGGCTCAGCTACGCGCAGGACTACCGTGACGAGACCGGCTCCAAGGTGCACACTCCCGAGCAGATGGGCGACGTCATGGTGTTCCTCAACAGCGCGGCCGCCTTCGGGATCAGCGGTATCACGTTGCTGGTGGACTACGGGCACACCATGGCGTCGCTCACCGGCGCCTACCCGCCGGGCAAACCGATCCTCGACCTGATCATGGGCCGCGTCCCGATGCCCTAG